The following proteins are encoded in a genomic region of uncultured Vibrio sp.:
- a CDS encoding thiol:disulfide interchange protein DsbA/DsbL, which translates to MKKLFALFSMLMLSLSVQAAQFKEGEHYKVLDLEVSQKPVVTEFFSFYCPHCHSFEPVIQQLKKQLPEGVKLQKNHVSFMGGNMGPSMSKAFATMVALKIEDKMVPVMFNRIHNLRKAPRDDAELRQIFLDEGVDKKKFDSAFKGFAVDSMVRRMDKQFEDSGLTGVPAVIVNNKYLVQAQSIKTMDEYFALVNYLLELK; encoded by the coding sequence ATGAAAAAACTGTTCGCACTGTTTTCTATGCTGATGCTGAGCCTCTCAGTACAGGCAGCGCAATTCAAAGAAGGTGAACATTACAAAGTATTGGATCTAGAGGTATCACAGAAACCCGTAGTAACTGAATTTTTCTCATTCTACTGCCCGCACTGTCATTCGTTCGAGCCAGTTATTCAGCAACTTAAAAAGCAGTTACCTGAAGGCGTGAAACTACAAAAGAACCACGTATCCTTTATGGGTGGCAACATGGGCCCTTCAATGAGCAAAGCATTCGCAACTATGGTTGCACTTAAGATTGAAGACAAAATGGTACCTGTGATGTTTAACCGCATCCACAATTTGCGTAAAGCGCCACGTGACGATGCAGAACTGCGTCAAATCTTCTTAGATGAAGGGGTGGACAAGAAGAAGTTTGACTCAGCATTCAAAGGTTTTGCTGTCGACTCTATGGTTCGTCGTATGGACAAACAGTTTGAAGACAGTGGCTTGACAGGTGTTCCTGCGGTGATTGTAAACAACAAATATCTGGTACAAGCGCAAAGCATCAAAACCATGGATGAGTACTTTGCTCTGGTAAACTACTTATTAGAACTTAAATAA